From the Deltaproteobacteria bacterium HGW-Deltaproteobacteria-4 genome, one window contains:
- a CDS encoding cob(I)yrinic acid a,c-diamide adenosyltransferase yields the protein MRTAKLAKGLVQIYTGNGKGKTTASLGLAFRAVGSGLRVHIMQFMKGQTVYGELESAKALAPLLSIEQVGRKDFVIPGKIDPIDVEMAQSAFARGKALVLSGDYDLVILDELNCAVDLGLIPVADVKELIALKPLTTELVLTGRGAHPEIIELADLVTEMREIKHYYKDGQPARVGIES from the coding sequence ATGCGTACTGCAAAGTTGGCTAAAGGATTGGTGCAGATCTATACCGGCAACGGCAAGGGCAAGACGACCGCCTCTCTGGGACTCGCCTTTCGTGCTGTCGGCAGCGGTTTGCGTGTCCATATCATGCAGTTCATGAAGGGACAGACGGTCTACGGCGAGCTTGAATCCGCCAAAGCCCTGGCCCCGCTGTTGAGCATCGAACAGGTCGGTCGCAAGGATTTTGTTATTCCCGGTAAAATTGACCCGATTGATGTCGAAATGGCGCAGTCGGCCTTTGCCCGCGGCAAAGCGCTGGTCCTCAGTGGCGATTACGATCTTGTTATCCTTGACGAACTCAACTGCGCCGTCGATCTCGGACTCATCCCCGTGGCGGACGTCAAGGAGTTGATTGCCCTCAAACCGCTCACGACCGAACTGGTCCTCACCGGCCGCGGCGCCCACCCCGAGATTATTGAACTCGCCGATCTTGTTACCGAGATGCGTGAAATCAAGCATTACTACAAGGACGGGCAACCCGCCCGGGTCGGTATTGAATCATAA
- a CDS encoding methylmalonyl-CoA mutase, which translates to MAERKLRLLVAKPGLDGHDRGAKIVARSFRDAGFEVIYTGLRQTPEQIVSAAIQEDVDAVSMSILSGAHNTLFPRVIELLKEKGAPEIPVFGGGIIPEEDIPGLLEAGVKQIFTPGTSTQAINEWVVANIHPRA; encoded by the coding sequence ATGGCAGAGAGAAAATTGCGGCTGCTGGTCGCCAAGCCCGGCCTCGACGGACATGACCGTGGTGCCAAGATTGTTGCCCGGTCCTTTCGCGACGCCGGTTTCGAAGTTATCTACACCGGCCTGCGCCAGACCCCCGAGCAGATCGTCAGTGCCGCCATCCAGGAAGATGTCGACGCGGTCAGCATGTCGATCCTTTCCGGGGCGCACAACACCCTCTTCCCCCGCGTCATCGAACTCCTCAAGGAGAAGGGCGCTCCCGAGATTCCGGTCTTCGGCGGTGGCATCATCCCGGAAGAGGATATCCCCGGCCTCCTCGAAGCCGGCGTCAAGCAGATCTTCACCCCCGGCACCAGCACCCAGGCGATCAACGAGTGGGTCGTCGCCAACATCCACCCGCGCGCCTGA